The genome window CTTTTCATTCTTGTTTGGCGCTTCACGATAGTGTTTTGATCCAATGCGCGCTCCTCTGAAACAACACGCTGCCGACTTGTGTGTAACAGAGAGGTGCGgtgtgggagcagggctccgccgACTGAGTGTGTGGCAGAGAGGTGCGGCGTGGAGCCAGGGTTTCACCGATCGAGTTATGAGGGAGATAGTTGTTTAGCTGATTAGCACGCGAGTTGAGTTGGGTTGGACTTATCTGTTGTCTGGTTGTGCTTTCTAGTGTGGGTGTTGTTAATTTCGGTTTGTGGTTATATTGTCCTCTTGGGATTGCCAAACGTTTTTCCTCTCTAAAATCATGATTTTCTTAAAGTTTTCGGATTCGATTTTCTTTATAAATTAGTTAATTACCTTTTCTCCTTTATATATATGCTATGCTGGAGCTTAGCTCGCCATGATCTTGAAAAAAACACTTACTACAGACTGCAACATGTTGTAATTGTGCAGCCACGACCCAGCAATACGACCACGATTACATGGTGGTTGCGAATCGTGCATAGCCTGTCTCAGTTTACGCAGTTACGTTTGGCGTACATCGTCAATTCATTTCCAGTTATAAATGAGTCGGAGCACTACTTGTCTTAGCGTACAGAAGATGACGACCGTGTCCTCTATCGATAAGTTCAGATATTTCGGGGGCGCAAAAAagaaagacaaagaaaaaaagaagttaGTGGCAAGTATAGGACACGGATCTTGTACAGTTGTTTACTGTGTTTAGTGGTAGAAGCAGTGAAGTTATATAGAGAActaattttatttcttcttttttattttatatctctttttttcttcttaaaaaaaataaagagctATAACTATGAGGCTTGAGCCCCTCCCGTTCTTTCTTTGGATTCATCCCGAACTACGTCTGATTAGAAATCTAAGATTATCTTCAATCATATTATcttcattttgtttcttttctgaTTCTCTTTTCcgttcttattttctttattttttctcatttctAACAACTTTCTTTCGAGAgaaatcgtgaagggaaagaagaaagaatctCGTTCTGGAGGGAataatcgtgaagggaaagaagagagaaaccGTTGAAGATAGTCCAACATCTTGATCGGACGATGGGAGTTACCCTCTATTGCACAGTGATGCGCTTCCTTTTCGCGACAGAAGATTGATGATGAACGCGCGCACGCTGTGTGGGCGTGACTGTGCCACGCTACCACGACCGCTACCGTGCTTGCAAGCAGCAACCAAATTAAGCAGAAACCAATCAAAGGCAATAGACATCGTTGATTGCAATTGAGCGATTCATCGATAATTCGGAAGAAATCGGAGAATCGCTGCGCCTTGATTTCAATTTCACGTACCTGACATGAGATCTCGTTGTTGGATCCGACGTGGGCGttgccgtaggggacgaggcgAAGGTCAACGACGTC of Phragmites australis chromosome 3, lpPhrAust1.1, whole genome shotgun sequence contains these proteins:
- the LOC133910511 gene encoding gamma-interferon-responsive lysosomal thiol protein-like, whose protein sequence is MAGSGGLLLALVLLYSAAASPASGAKVSLALYYESLCPYCSRFIVNHLAGIFDDGLIDVVDLRLVPYGNAHVGSNNEISCQHGSGRGSVAQSRPHSVRAFIINLLSRKGSASLCNRG